In a single window of the Gossypium hirsutum isolate 1008001.06 chromosome D02, Gossypium_hirsutum_v2.1, whole genome shotgun sequence genome:
- the LOC107910278 gene encoding probable calcium-binding protein CML43 — protein MAAAADSECKRSLDRRPSSSSFRLRCSSLNSLRLRRVFDIFDKNRDGLITVQEIHQALTRLGLETDVSDLDSTIRSFIKSGNIGLTYDGFVALHESLDQRLFGLEMEEVAEEDESESDLTEAFKVFDEDGDGYISAEELQAVLGKLGLPEGREIDRVEKMICCVDQNHDGRVDFFEFKHMMQSVVVHTS, from the coding sequence ATGGCAGCAGCAGCAGATTCTGAATGCAAACGCAGCCTGGATAGAAGGCCCTCGTCTTCGTCATTTCGTCTACGCTGCTCCAGTCTAAACTCACTCCGTCTGCGACGCGTATTTGATATCTTTGACAAGAACCGCGATGGCCTCATCACTGTCCAAGAGATCCATCAGGCCCTTACTCGTCTAGGCCTTGAAACCGATGTTTCAGATCTAGATTCAACCATCAGGTCGTTCATAAAGTCGGGTAACATCGGCCTCACGTACGACGGGTTTGTTGCTTTGCATGAGTCATTGGACCAAAGGTTGTTCGGGTTGGAGATGGAGGAGGTTGCAGAAGAGGATGAATCAGAATCAGATTTGACGGAGGCGTTTAAAGTGTTCGATGAGGACGGGGATGGGTATATATCGGCGGAGGAATTGCAGGCGGTGTTGGGGAAACTGGGATTGCCAGAAGGAAGAGAGATTGATAGAGTGGAGAAGATGATATGCTGCGTTGACCAAAATCATGATGGGCGTGTGGATTTCTTCGAGTTCAAGCACATGATGCAGAGCGTTGTCGTCCACACCTCCTGA